Proteins found in one Fusarium oxysporum Fo47 chromosome V, complete sequence genomic segment:
- a CDS encoding heme peroxidase: MSFNEKFQAGESYGDSKEDPSSLLNNPEKLVADLMKDFAGVRSQASPAQLLGLVKELLQKGQPLDDKKGTTELLIGILTALPATSKARTALTNKLIDTLWGNLQHPPLSYMGGDVKYDVVNSDKPAHKHNCELYDTIEFKVPGTDVLLREQVPQAPDGLHQYRMPDGSFNNILEPNLGRAGTPYAKSVKSEKRLHGVKPDPGLLFDLLMARDETTFQENPAGISSMLFYHAAIIIHDIFRTNRTDMNKSDTSSYLDLAPLYGSSLKDQHEIRTMKEGKLKPDTFHEKRLLGQPAGVNVMLVLYSRFHNYVADILLKINENGRFSLSVPPNASEEDKAKAIAKQDHDLFNVARLITGGLYINICLHDYLRAITNTHHSASDWTLDPRVAIDKQFDGDGVPRGVGNQVSVEFNLLYRFHSCISKRDEKWINNFFLKLFPGRKAEDLQDVSWTELGQALLIFEQNTPKDPSVRTFDGLERQADGTFKDEDLVRILKDAMEDPAGTFGARMVPKALKVVEVLGIIQGRKWQCASLNEFREFFGLKRYDSFSEINSNPDIANILEKLYTDPDMVELYPGLMIEDIKPQRNPGSGIMPTYSVGRAVLSDAVTLVRSDRFNTIDYTVSNLTAWGYNEVQQDYKTLGGSMLYKLIQRGVPNWFPFNSIAVMQPMYTKKANEQIAKEIGTFDQYTLDDPKAPPKVAVLTSGPAIKQILSNTKQYVVPWLKPLNTLFPGKKDFGWFMLAGDQPQNYTHRANFSKAMSKIPNMHNAVHAFIEREGTKLINKETFTLKKGLDQIDIIRDVAIPLNTQLLADLFYFDLRTDENPDGKLGVAELYRSLLDIRVWGVNNNDPAQAWNRRRRAQEGAKRMIETTKTIVAEADAGRPRGIGLVSAVANRIGARSYLKKDSLRSCGLKLVEELLAQGNNVDQVTDNLWLTAFGGIGVPVTAFYEVLSFFLRPENEAIWAEVQAIAQKGDDATLHAYVAEAQRMTSSQRNVRVATAPGEVQGQAIQPGTAVVLMLGEAGRNPKEVPDAGKFNPQRKKEDVSAFSYGQHECIAKDVALAFVTGLIKLVADLKELRPAPGQMGTVKTIQVGTEKAYLNDSWSYLGFDASTWKVHFNGHGKGKFEGERVPTKSTPIQEYYYLLQKRKDEILGN, from the exons atgtcgtTCAACGAAAAGTTTCAGGCTGGTGAGTCCTACGGGGACTCTAAGGAAGATCCGTCGAGTCTTCTGAATAACCCTGAGAAACTCGTTGCGGACCTCATGAAGGACTTTGCTGGTGTTCGAAGCCAAGCTAGTCCTGCTCAACTCCTCGGTCTTGTCAAAGAACTCCTCCAAAAAGGCCAACCTCTTGATGACAAGAAGGG AACTACTGAACTCCTCATCGGTATCCTCACCGCCCTTCCTGCAACCTCCAAAGCTCGCACAGCTCTTACAAACAAACTCATCGACACCCTCTGGGGCAATCTTCAGCATCCGCCCCTGAGCTACATGGGCGGCGACGTCAAGTATGATGTCGTCAACTCTGATAAACCAGCCCACAAGCATAACTGCGAACTCTACGATACAATCGAGTTCAAAGTCCCTGGCACTgatgttcttcttcgagaGCAAGTGCCCCAGGCTCCAGATGGTCTTCATCAGTACCGTATGCCAGACGGCAGTTTCAACAACATCCTTGAGCCTAATCTAGGTAGGGCTGGTACACCGTATGCCAAGTCTGTCAAGTCGGAGAAGAGACTTCATGGTGTCAAGCCTGATCCTGGTTTGTTGTTTGATCTTCTCATGGCGAGAGATGAGACGACGTTTCAGGAGAATCCAGCGGGTATTTCGTCAATGCTGTTTTATCACGCTGCGATTATTATTCACGATATCTTCCGTACGAATCGTACAGATATGAACAAGTCTGATACCTCGTCGTATCTCGATCTTGCGCCGCTGTATGGTTCTTCGTTGAAGGATCAGCATGAGATTCGTACCATGAAGGAGGGCAAGCTCAAGCCTGATACCTTTCATGAGAAGCGTCTTCTTGGTCAACCTGCGGGTGTAAATGTCATGCTCGTGCTGTATAGTCGCTTCCACAATTATGTGGCTGACATTCtgctcaagatcaacgagAACGGACGGTTCTCATTGTCAGTGCCGCCTAATGCTTCTGAGGAAGACAAGGCAAAGGCTATTGCGAAGCAAGATCATGACCTCTTCAATGTCGCTCGTCTGATTACGGGTGGTTTGTACATCAACATCTGCTTGCACGACTATCTCCgtgccatcaccaacactcACCACTCCGCGAGTGACTGGACTCTTGATCCTCGTGTTGCCATCGACAAGCAATTCGACGGCGACGGTGTCCCTCGAGGTGTTGGCAACCAAGTCAGCGTTGAGTTCAATCTTCTCTACCGCTTCCACTCTTGCATCTCCAAGCGAGACGAGAAATGgatcaacaacttcttcctcaagctcttcccCGGCCGCAAGGCTGAGGATCTTCAGGACGTCAGCTGGACGGAACTTGGGCAGGCTCTTCTCATATTTGAGCAGAACACCCCCAAGGATCCTAGCGTTCGTACCTTTGATGGTCTTGAGCGTCAAGCTGACGGTACgttcaaggatgaggatcttgttcGTATTCTCAAGGACGCTATGGAGGATCCTGCCGGTACGTTCGGTGCTCGCATGGTCCCCAAGGCTCTCAAGGTCGTTGAGGTTCTGGGTATTATTCAGGGCCGCAAGTGGCAGTGTGCTTCGCTGAATGAGTTCAGAGAGTTTTTTGGTCTTAAGCGCTATGATTCGTTCAGCGAGATCAACTCGAACCCTGATATTGCGAATATTCTGGAAAAGTTGTACACTGACCCTGATATGGTTGAGTTGTATCCTGGTCTTATGATCGAGGACATCAAGCCCCAACGCAACCCCGGCTCTGGTATCATGCCGACTTACTCTGTCGGTCGAGCTGTTCTGTCTGATGCTGTTACGCTTGTTCGTTCAGACAGGTTCAACACTATTGACTACACCGTGTCGAACCTCACTGCCTGGGGTTACaatgaagttcagcaggaCTACAAGACTCTTGGTGGTTCAATGCTCTACAAGCTCATCCAGCGCGGTGTACCAAACTGGTTCCCCTTCAACTCCATCGCAGTCATGCAGCCCATGTacaccaagaaggccaacGAGCAGATCGCCAAAGAAATCGGTACTTTTGACCAGTACACTCTCGACGACCCCAAGGCACCCCCCAAGGTCGCCGTTCTCACCTCAGGACCCGCTATCAAGCAGATCCtcagcaacaccaagcaaTATGTCGTTCCCTGGCTCAAGCCTCTCAACACTCTTTTCCCTGGCAAGAAGGACTTTGGCTGGTTCATGCTTGCGGGCGATCAGCCTCAGAACTACACGCACCGCGCCAACTTTTCCAAGGCGATGAGCAAGATTCCCAACATGCACAATGCCGTCCATGCGTTTATTGAGCGTGAGGGTACCAAGCTTATCAATAAGGAGACCTTCACTCTCAAGAAAGGTCTTGATCAGATCGACATCATTCGCGATGTTGCTATCCCTCTTAATACACAACTCCTCGCTGATCTGTTCTACTTTGATCTCCGAACCGACGAGAATCCTGATGGTAAACTCGGTGTTGCAGAGCTGTACCGCAGTCTTCTCGACATTCGTGTCTGGGGCGTTAACAACAATGATCCCGCACAAGCTTGGAACCGTCGTCGTCGTGCTCAAGAGGGTGCGAAGAGAATGATTGAGACGACAAAGACTATTGTTGCGGAGGCTGATGCTGGACGTCCTCGAGGTATTGGACTGGTTTCTGCCGTTGCTAACAGGATCGGTGCCAGATCGTACCTCAAGAAGGATTCGCTGAGATCGTGTGGTCTTAAGCTTGTGGAAGAGTTGCTTGCGCAGGGTAACAATGTTGATCAGGTCACTGATAACCTCTGGCTTACTGCCTTTGGTGGCATCGGTGTTCCTGTCACTGCT TTCTATGAAGTTCTGTCATTCTTCCTTCGTCCCGAGAATGAGGCTATCTGGGCTGAGGTCCAGGCCATTGCTCAAAAGGGCGATGATGCTACTCTTCATGCCTACGTCGCTGAAGCTCAACGTATGACAAGCTCTCAGCGCAACGTTCGTGTTGCGACTGCACCTGGCGAagtccaaggccaagctATCCAGCCTGGCACCGCCGTCGTTCTCATGCTC GGCGAAGCTGGCCGTAACCCCAAGGAAGTTCCCGACGCGGGCAAGTTCAACCCCCAGCGCAAGAAAGAAGACGTCTCGGCCTTCAGCTACGGCCAACACGAATGCATCGCCAAAGACGTCGCCCTCGCCTTCGTCACAGGCCTTATTAAGCTTGTCGCGGACCTCAAGGAGCTTCGGCCTGCACCTGGGCAAATGGGAACTGTCAAGACTATCCAGGTTGGCACTGAGAAGGCTTATCTCAATGATAGCTGGTCATACCTCGGCTTTGACGCGAGCA CTTGGAAGGTTCACTTCAATGGTCATGGAAAGGGCAAGTTTGAGGGTGAGAGGGTTCCGACGAAGAGTACCCCGATTCAGGAGTATTACTACTTGCttcagaagagaaaggatgAGATTTTGGGAAATTAG
- a CDS encoding uncharacterized protein (uncharacterized alpha/beta hydrolase domain-domain containing protein) produces the protein MPHAENENTESTEPKKLILCFDGTGNTFSGSNADTNVVKILRKLDRNNKNQFHYYQTGIGTYDINETSVNKGIFGEFGSNISKTIDQGFGTTFDAHVIAGYRFLMRYYETNAKIYVFGFSRGAYTAKFLARMVNKVGLLCKGNEEMVPFAYRLYQRYLQGEIKDSEHAQCTSKHSSSETDAPTNCDTTQLLGTKPEDVSEETQDASNEIEAFSQTFCRKETNRAGEEENIKVFFLGIWDCVASVAVLERKAKMPVPVTGTATHVRHAVAIDERRVKFKPALLAQDIRAAVHSHDDDEDIKEVWFPGNHGDVGGGWPAQPDEQEDEAEKPSFWGRIKNAWLTRKAGKASQNLNKDRFQMSDIPLEWMIREVKKCGEMDKSLQAGVHWCHSLKPFERSMADPAKRREATHGFMHDCLAFGYGTAFFKVLMWKFMEWLPFLTRWELDDTTDANVKLLGWKPVTFPPNRGSYRDIPRGAVLHQSLLDRLQEFSSYTPGNNHGDKSSACFKGRNKALVYNEKEIEGLSEDAKAQKLSEAHFKIHSEGSDLVWEDDKRHQTYDFNPHFKGALHPAIIQ, from the exons ATGCCTCACGCTGAGAACGAAAACACTGAATCTACTgagcccaagaagctcatcctGTGCTTTGACGGCACAGGAAACACGTTCAGTGGCTCCAATGCTGATAccaatgttgtcaagatcCTTCGAAAGTTGGATCGAAACAATAAGAACCAGTTCCACTACTACCAGA CTGGAATTGGTACATATGATATCAATGAAACGTCTGTGAACAAGGGTATCTTTGGTGAATTTGGGAGTAACATCTCAAAGACAATTGATCAAGGCTTTGGCACCACTTTTGACGCTCATGTCATTGCTGGCTACCGCTTTCTCATGCGTTACTATGAAACT AACGCAAAGATCTACGTCTTTGGCTTCAGCCGAGGCGCCTACACAGCCAAGTTCCTCGCCAGAATGGTCAACAAGGTTGGTCTTCTCTGCAAAGGCAACGAAGAAATGGTCCCCTTCGCCTACCGTCTTTATCAACGCTACCTCCAAGGCGAGATAAAAGACAGCGAGCATGCCCAGTGCACTTCCAAGCACAGCAGCTCAGAGACAGACGCTCCCACAAATTGCGACACGACACAGCTTCTGGGCACAAAGCCTGAAGATGTCAGTGAAGAGACTCAGGATGCTTCCAACGAGATCGAAGCATTCAGTCAGACATTCTGTCGCAAGGAGACGAACCGTGCCGGTGAAGAGGAAAACATCAAGGTATTCTTCCTCGGAATCTGGGACTGCGTTGCCTCCGTCGCTGTTCTCGAGCGTAAAGCAAAGATGCCCGTTCCTGTAACAGGCACAGCGACACATGTTCGTCACGCGGTAGCCATTGACGAGCGTCGCGTCAAGTTCAAGCCCGCTCTGTTGGCACAGGACATCAGAGCCGCAGTGCACAGCcacgatgacgatgaagataTCAAGGAAGTTTGGTTTCCTGGTAATCACGGCGACGTTGGCGGCGGCTGGCCCGCTCAGCCTGATGAGcaggaagatgaagctgagaagcCGTCTTTCTGGGGCCGTATCAAGAACGCGTGGCTGACGAGAAAAGCTGGTAAGGCGAGTCAGAATCTGAACAAAGATAGATTCCAGATGAGTGACATTCCACTCGAGTGGATGATTCGCGAGGTCAAGAAGTGTGGCGAGATGGATAAGTCACTGCAGGCGGGAGTGCATTGGTGCCATAGTCTCAAGCCATTTGAGAGGAGTATGGCAGATCCTGCCAAGCGAAGAGAAGCTACGCATGGATTCATGCACGATTGTCTCGCCTTCGGCTACGGAACAGCCTTCTTCAAAGTCCTCATGTGGAAGTTCATGG AATGGCTCCCTTTCTTAACGCGCTGGGAACTCGACGACACGACAGACGCTAACGTCAAGCTCCTCGGCTGGAAACCCGTGACATTCCCTCCCAACAGAGGTTCATACCGTGACATTCCCCGCGGCGCAGTCCTCCACCAATCTCTTCTCGACCGACTGCAGGAGTTCTCAAGCTACACGCCCGGAAATAACCACGGCGACAAGTCGAGTGCCTGTTTCAAAGGCCGTAACAAGGCTTTGGTGTAtaatgagaaggagattgagggTTTGTCTGAGGATGCGAAGGCGCAGAAGTTGAGTGAAGCACACTTCAAGATCCACTCTGAGGGGAGTGACTTGGTCTGGGAGGATGATAAGAGGCATCAGACATATGACTTCAATCCTCATTTCAAGGGCGCTCTGCACCCTGCAATTATTCAGTAG
- a CDS encoding major facilitator superfamily domain-containing protein, with translation MTFSQQSPHEMWERVQLSDKKVDDQGDTASSGEEQGQSVTSIIWNADNPYAKNEGSSQDGERKDIQPQRGLSALDRVLSRTSVTDRDPGPPPDGGFWAWASAIAGHIVMLNSWGYNSSFGVFQTYYTTHLDNPASQISWIGSVQISALFFIGTLSGRLTDAGYFRITFAAGTLLTCLGVFMTSLSTKFWQLLLSQGLCTGLGNGLMFTPSLAVVSTYFKRRRALAFGITATGSATGGLIFPSMARQLLGKIGFAWTVRAMGLVQLVTLVMANLLLRPRIPPRQSGPWIDLASFKEKGYFFFAIGIFFTFWGTFFPFYYLASFAVSQLDNPLTYSAALNVLLVVNGVGIIGRSLPNAIAHHFGSITVLIPVVFISSICLFTWPAVSTEGGLYAWASIYGIVAGASMSLFPPALSDLTTDVHKTGVRMGMIFTTNSIATLTGPPIAGMIIRRSGGHYLGAQVFAGASLFLGGVFIFMAKRFRVVANQDRAT, from the exons ATGACCTTCTCACAACAATCACCCCATGAGATGTGGGAAAGGGTCCAATTATCCGATAAGAAAGTTGACGATCAAGGCGATACAGCGAGTTCCGGAGAAGAGCAAGGTCAATCAGTTACCAGCATAATTTGGAACGCTGATAACCCATATGCGAAGAACGAAGGCTCCTCACAAGATGGAGAACGGAAAGACATACAGCCACAGCGAGGTCTCTCGGCCTTGGATCGAGTTCTAAGTAGGACTTCTGTTACGGATAGAGATCCCGGACCTCCTCCTGACGGTGGATTCtgggcttgggcttcag CTATTGCTGGGCATATAGTGATGCTGAACTCATG GGGATACAATAGCTCCTTTGGCGTCTTTCAAACATATTATACTACACATCTCGACAACCCAGCAAGCCAAATCTCCTGGATAGGATCAGTCCAAATTTCCGCCCTATTCTTTATAGGAACTCTCTCGGGTCGTCTCACAGACGCTGGTTACTTCCGTATCACATTCGCTGCAGGCACACTCCTCACCTGTCTCGGTGTCTTTATGACTTCTCTGAGCACGAAATTCTGGCAACTCCTGCTTTCACAAGGTCTATGTACAGGACTAGGTAATGGTCTGATGTTTACTCCCAGTCTTGCTGTTGTTTCTACATACTTCAAGCGAAGAAGAGCGTTGGCTTTTGGAATCACTGCTACTGGAAGTGCTACAGGAGGGTTGATATTTCCATCTATGGCTCGCCAGCTTCTCGGGAAGATTGGTTTTGCTTGGACCGTTAGAGCTATGGGGTTGGTGCAGCTGGTTACACTGGTCATGGCGAATCTACTCCTGAGACCTAGAATACCGCCGAGGCAGTCGGGTCCGTGGATTGATTTAGCGTCGTTCAAGGAAAAGGGTTACTTTTTCTTTGCAATCGGAATTTTTTTC ACATTTTGGGGAACATTCTTCCCGTTCTACTACCTTGCTTCTTTTGCAGTCTCACAGTTGGACAACCCTCTCACATACTCAGCCGCTTTGAACGTTCTTCTCGTTGTTAACGGTGTCGGAATCATAGGCCGTTCACTCCCCAACGCCATTGCACATCACTTCGGAAGTATAACAGTCCTCATACCTGTCGTGTTCATCTCATCTATTTGTTTATTCACGTGGCCTGCAGTATCCACAGAAGGGGGCCTGTATGCATGGGCTAGTATCTACGGCATTGTCGCTGGAGCATCTATGAGTTTGTTTCCTCCAGCTTTGTCAGATTTGACGACGGATGTGCACAAGACAGGTGTCAGGATGGGCATGATATTCACGACGAATAGTATCGCAACTCTTACTGGGCCGCCTATCGCCGGTATGATTATTAGACGCTCTGGAGGGCATTATCTGGGTGCGCAGGTCTTTGCTGGTGCTTCACTCTTTTTGGGTGGGGTGTTTATCTTTATGGCTAAGCGCTTCAGGGTGGTGGCAAACCAGGACCGAGCTACATAG
- a CDS encoding chaperonin 10-like protein, which produces MATQAAYQAEKVIGHGDNAVTAQDVTSYREPGAGESGETMKALAWISKNKVQMVDAPKPKIIEDRDVILKVTGSTVCGSDLHLLHGTVVQLSEGDILGHEFCGVVDQVGSAVKGIDVGKRYVASFQIACGDCFFCKQKLSSQCEKTNSNTTERAMYGGRTAGMFGYSHFTGGFAGGQAEYVRVPLGDVNLLEIPDDVPDEKALYLSDVLATSYNAVKDTAVYPDDSVAIFGAGPIGQMAGVFAIKEGASQIIFVDTEPRLSFIRDHWPAEHKDKLELVDYKHLSHGVTNKPTVVSRLKELTGNRGPDCAIECAAGEYAKGWMHWLEMAVGIETDTSEIINEMIEGVRNFGRCGVTGVYVGYTNHFNIGSLMERGIRLIGNGQAPVHKYWHELLEMIQKGELDPGQMLSHRVRLEDLDKVYYKFEKREDGMQKIFVETKFSFPQDPSTPSLTTY; this is translated from the exons ATGGCTACTCAAGCAGCTTACCAGGCCGAAAAGGTCATTGGGCACGGCGACAATGCCGTCACAGCCCAAGATGTGACTTCATACCGTGAACCAGGCGCCGGAGAGTCTGGTGAGACTATGAAGGCTCTCGCATGGATTAGCAAGAACAAAGTCCAGATGG TCGACGCCCCCAAGCCCAAGATCATTGAAGACCGCGATGTGATCCTCAAAGTAACAGGCAGCACCGTCTGCGGCTCAGACCTGCATCTCCTGCATGGCACAGTCGTCCAGCTCAGCGAAGGCGATATTCTAGGCCATGAGTTCTGCGGTGTCGTTGACCAGGTCGGTTCAGCCGTCAAGGGCATTGACGTTGGAAAGCGCTACGTCGCATCTTTCCAGATCGCGTGCGGTGATTGTTTCTTCTGCAAGCAGAAACTCTCGTCGCAGTGTGAGAAGACTAACTCGAATACCACCGAGAGGGCCATGTATGGTGGTCGCACGGCGGGTATGTTTGGGTATTCGCATTTCACGGGTGGTTTTGCGGGAGGTCAGGCGGAGTATGTGCGTGTTCCACTGGGGGATGTGAATCTTTTGGAGATTCCTGATGATGTTCCCGATGAGAAGG CGCTGTACTTGTCTGATGTACTGGCTACATCCTACAACGCCGTCAAGGACACAGCTGTTTATCCCGACGACTCGGTCGCCATCTTCGGTGCTGGTCCAATTGGTCAAATGGCAGGTGTCTTCGCCATCAAAGAGGGCGCAAGCCAAATCATCTTTGTCGACACTGAGCCACGGTTGTCGTTTATTCGAGACCACTGGCCCGCTGAGCACAAGGACAAGCTCGAGCTGGTGGACTACAAGCACTTGTCGCACGGCGTAACCAACAAGCCTACCGTCGTCAGTCGTCTCAAGGAACTCACTGGTAACCGTGGTCCTGATTGCGCGATTGAGTGCGCGGCTGGTGAGTATGCCAAGGGCTGGATGCACTGGCTCGAGATGGCTGTTGGGATTGAGACGGATACGAGTGAGATTATTAATGAGATGATTGAGGGCGTGCGAAACTTTGGACGATGTGGCGTTACTGGTGTTTACGTTGGCTAC ACCAACCACTTCAATATCGGCTCACTCATGGAGCGAGGCATTCGTCTCATCGGCAACGGCCAAGCGCCCGTTCACAAATACTGgcatgagcttcttgagatgATCCAGAAGGGCGAGCTTGATCCCGGTCAGATGCTGTCGCACCGTGTCAGACTCGAGGATTTGGATAAGGTGTATTACAAGTTtgagaagagggaggatGGGATGCAGAAGATCTTTGTGGAGACCAAGTTTTCGTTTCCTCAGGATCCTAGCACGCCTAGCCTTACGACTTATTAA
- a CDS encoding uncharacterized protein (expressed protein): MHEDCSHPRLYRVLYCSVHILSHTVSGSTKACKPEHQGFVSQQLQTPGNWKIDKSSNFEPFLNRQKLSAKSRFFALDIEGYISRKPSVVEQAAAVSIDSINGEDGKILFNVNIKGPSVDQGSKQYPTAANQDFATNLLKFGTQDYWQYNKETLSGERVDLMRAVAIIQDSGITCQDYVVVWHKNYADVRALRHLFSRTGIQDILPPDDHVIRLNYLFRHNLNIPKGMMCSLELLFSIVFPLHPLRFTHHDALIDSRKTVLMALFAEKLCKGEYTTTIRGLGL; the protein is encoded by the coding sequence ATGCACGAGGACTGCTCTCATCCGCGGCTGTACCGTGTGCTCTACTGCTCAGTCCACATCCTCTCCCACACAGTATCAGGTTCAACCAAGGCTTGCAAGCCAGAGCATCAAGGCTTCGTCTCGCAACAACTTCAGACACCGGGAAACTGGAAAATAGACAAGTCATCAAATTTCGAGCCTTTCTTAAACCGACAGAAGCTCTCCGCTAAATCCAGGTTCTTTGCCCTAGATATAGAAGGGTATATATCGAGAAAACCCTCGGTTGTCGagcaagctgctgctgtcagTATCGATTCCATTAACGGCGAAGATGGTAAGATCCTCTTCAATGTCAATATTAAAGGCCCTTCGGTTGATCAGGGCAGTAAGCAATACCCAACAGCTGCCAATCAGGATTTTGCGACCAATCTCCTCAAATTTGGGACCCAAGATTACTGGCAATATAACAAGGAGACCTTGTCGGGAGAACGAGTTGACCTTATGCGAGCGGTGGCCATTATCCAAGATAGCGGCATCACATGCCAGGACTATGTTGTTGTCTGGCATAAAAATTACGCTGATGTCAGAGCACTGAGACACCTATTCTCGCGAACCGGTATCCAAGATATTCTTCCTCCTGATGACCATGTCATTCGACTGAATTACCTGTTCCGACACAATCTCAATATTCCAAAAGGGATGATGTGTTCTCTCGAGCTTCTCTTCAGCATCGTCTTTCCATTGCATCCACTGAGGTTCACTCACCATGATGCTTTAATAGACAGCAGGAAAACTGTTCTTATGGCTCTTTTTGCAGAGAAACTTTGCAAAGGGGAGTATACTACAACTATAAGAGGCTTAGGactttaa
- a CDS encoding fungal-specific transcription factor domain-containing protein, which produces MSTPEIDLTPSNRRKACDLCFTKKIKCDMLKPDCSNCILYNTSCRTSIIRRKPNSARVRAGAKQQEENNRQEGLETRLARIEEQLQIVLNAAKDAQTARPQWPDDHSSPSDSAESVLNNSANFEEMAKRGFAWKFDPVNPAVYQGPQPNTLELPPLDQILPIVDHYFTTFNGVIPLFQQSEFMKLLTTWYKQPETRDRASWAAIQTVMAIGYRTPQLSLRDSQSVHIEKADQCLRNAQTVVSELVTRDEDLLGVQILLGIVMLFQNSRDPKPASVLIGTAVRLAHRLKLHSQEAAMQFPAVEAEQRSRVFWIAYTLDKDICLRAQTPSCQFDEDIDISLPALAPPDSVGLIWTQNGQVHFNYHRRRVELAYIQGKVYDLLYSNRSSKVTAQERQRRVSRLQSMLDQWYERIPTVFHIEHVTATVGPSQLVQMTKMHHAFLLTEVMIHGIYSHNAEWVKRISSFSRATITSVGNLENRGFDGAGKCQDQAPPLPEGWNHCVDVSRGCMKLFQEATPTECLIWQCSCSHFSALIVLLANMILNPGHNSIHIDQHLSVKALDLFDKLLKIIDDEAFRALRSVVGELSQRAQTAVAVYREELKGLGKDVFEALNVDDVAVREVDFLPPGDMFEGLDGPFVGLDGPFIGLSGELEQGFGDGMNFMDGGMLDMEFMR; this is translated from the exons ATGTCGACCCCCGAGATAGATCTTACACCGTCTAATCGCCGCAAAG CCTGCGATTTGTGCTTTACGAAAAAGATCAAATGTGACATGCTCAAGCCAGATTGTTCGAATTGCATTCTATATAATACGAGCTGTCGAACCAGCATCATTAGACGGAAGCCTAATTCTGCAAGAGTCAGAGCTGGGGCtaaacaacaagaaga GAACAATCGCCAAGAAGGCCTTGAAACAAGATTAGCTCGTATTGAGGAGCAGCTCCAAATCGTTCTCAACGCCGCAAAAGATGCTCAAACTGCTAGACCGCAATGGCCAGATGACCATTCCAGTCCAAGTGACTCAGCGGAATCAGTTCTCAACAACTCCGCAAATTTTGAAGAGATGGCGAAACGAGGATTTGCCTGGAAATTCGATCCAGTTAATCCAGCAGTTTACCAAGGCCCTCAACCAAACACTTTGGAATTACCCCCCCTTGATCAAATCCTACCTATAGTAGACCACTATTTCACAACCTTCAACGGCGTCATTCCTCTTTTCCAACAGTCAGAGTTCATGAAACTTCTCACAACGTGGTATAAACAACCCGAAACTCGCGACAGAGCTTCGTGGGCTGCTATTCAGACCGTCATGGCCATCGGATATCGCACACCGCAGCTTTCACTCCGAGACAGTCAATCAGTGCACATTGAAAAAGCAGATCAATGTTTGAGGAACGCGCAGACTGTTGTATCCGAACTTGTCACGCGTGATGAGGATTTACTCGGCGTTCAGATCTTACTAGGTATTGTGATGCTGTTCCAAAACAGTCGCGACCCGAAACCCGCGAGTGTTCTCATTGGAACGGCGGTTAGGTTGGCGCATAGGTTAAAGTTGCACTCGCAAGAAGCGGCGATGCAGTTCCCGGCTGTGGAGGCTGAGCAGAGATCGCGTGTGTTTTGGATCGCGTATACTCTTGACAAG GACATTTGTCTTCGTGCGCAAACACCTTCATGCCAGTTtgatgaagatatcgacATTAGTCTCCCTGCACTTGCGCCACCTGACAGTGTTGGTTTGATATGGACGCAAAACGGCCAAGTCCACTTCAACTACCATCGAAGGCGCGTGGAGCTCGCTTACATACAAGGCAAAGTGTACGATCTTTTGTACTCCAACCGCTCAAGCAAGGTGACAGCCCAAGAGCGACAACGACGAGTATCTCGACTTCAATCCATGCTAGATCAGTGGTACGAGCGCATTCCAACCGTCTTCCATATCGAGCATGTCACCGCGACAGTGGGACCGAGCCAGCTTGTGCAGATGACAAAGATGCACCACGCATTTTTGCTGACGGAAGTGATGATTCATGGCATTTATAGCCATAATGCAGAATGGGTAAAGAGGATCAGCTCTTTTAGTAGAGCTACGATAACCTCTGTGGGAAACTTGGAGAATAGAGGGTTTGATGGCGCTGGGAAGTGTCAGGATCAAGCACCACCTTTACCCGAGGGATGGAATCATTGCGTGGACGTGAGCAGAGGGTGCATGAAGTTATTCCAGGAAGCTACACCAACAGAGTGTCTAATATG GCAATGTAGCTGCTCTCATTTCTCAGCGCTAATCGTCCTCCTCGCCAACATGATTCTCAATCCTGGCCACAACTCAATCCACATTGACCAACATCTCTCAGTAAAAGCCCTCGATCTCTTCGACAAGCTTCTGAAGATAATTGACGACGAGGCGTTCAGAGCTTTGCGAAGTGTCGTTGGTGAACTTAGCCAGAGGGCGCAAACGGCTGTGGCGGTGTATAGAGAGGAGCTGAAGGGATTGGGGAAGGATGTCTTTGAGGCGCTGAATGTGGATGATGTGGCTGTGCGGGAGGTGGATTTCTTACCACCGGGAGACATGTTTGAGGGGCTTGATGGACCGTTTGTGGGGTTGGACGGACCGTTTATCGGATTGAGTGGGGAGCTTGAGCAGGGATTCGGAGATGGGATGAACTTCATGGATGGAGGCATGTTGGACATGGAGTttatgagatga